A portion of the Lolium rigidum isolate FL_2022 chromosome 1, APGP_CSIRO_Lrig_0.1, whole genome shotgun sequence genome contains these proteins:
- the LOC124650069 gene encoding protein LEAD-SENSITIVE 1-like translates to MGLLSHRVERSELKPGDHIYTWRAAYSYSHHGIYVGGSKVVHFTTKKEAGTAGLDSAVAMSSLISGGSPECPTFPDCGFQLPESGVILTCLDCFLREGSLHGFEYGVPPAVFLAKLRGGTCTTAASDPPDAVVHRAMYLLQNGFGSYDVFENNCEDFALYCKTGLILPSEAGIGRSGQAASAVGVPLAALFSTPFRLMSGGPLGMFAVTAGMYCAGRYITDIGVRKDVVKIEVENLSAHLGWRRAKAEEESVKKQQQPGKVVVTRLLPLKRKRGCDLQLQPVK, encoded by the exons ATGGGGCTGCTGTCGCACCGGGTGGAGCGGTCGGAGCTGAAGCCCGGCGACCACATCTACACATGGCGCGCCGCCTACTCCTACTCCCACCACG GTATTTACGTCGGTGGTAGCAAGGTGGTCCACTTCACaacgaagaaagaggcgggaacggCGGGCCTGGACTCCGCCGTGGCCATGTCCAGCCTCATCTCCGGCGGCTCCCCGGAGTGCCCGACCTTCCCAGACTGCGGCTTCCAGCTCCCGGAAAGCGGCGTCATCCTCACCTGCCTCGActgcttcctccgcgagggctccCTCCACGGCTTCGAGTACGGCGTGCcacccgccgtcttcctcgccaaGCTCCGCGGCGGCACCTGCACCACCGCCGCGTCCGACCCGCCGGACGCCGTGGTGCATCGGGCAATGTACCTCCTCCAGAACGGGTTCGGCAGCTACGACGTGTTCGAGAACAACTGCGAGGACTTCGCGCTCTACTGCAAGACCGGGCTGATCCTGCCGTCCGAGGCGGGCATCGGGAGGAGCGGCCAGGCGGCCTCCGCCGTCGGCGTGCCGCTGGCGGCGCTCTTCTCGACCCCGTTCAGGCtcatgtcaggcggcccgctgggcATGTTCGCCGTCACCGCGGGGATGTACTGCGCCGGCAGGTACATCACCGACATTGGCGTGAGGAAGGATGTTGTGAAGATCGAGGTGGAGAACCTGTCGGCGCATCTCGGCTGGCGCCGCGCCAAAGCCGAGGAAGAGTCGGTGAAGAAACAGCAGCAGCCCGGTAAAGTTGTGGTGACGAGGCTGCTGCCGTTGAAGAGGAAACGTGGCTGTGATTTACAATTGCAGCCTGTGAAATGA